A window of Maniola hyperantus chromosome 17, iAphHyp1.2, whole genome shotgun sequence genomic DNA:
GTTATGATTATGGGTTTACAACccaggtatctttaaaacaagagtgaataggcatcttctaggtaaacgcgacccatcttaggccacatcatcacttttcatcaggtgtgattgtggtcaagggtataatgaatttaaaaaaaatgccagACAAGATTAATTTTTActgtattattaatttttgtgttttgtataactgtaaactgtgcgctatggtcccaaataaaagattattattattattattagttgccTGTGAGCGCGGTGTCGCCGGCCATGAGGGTCCGCAGCAGCACTCCGTTGGTGCAGTAGGTGAGAACGGTGCGCGGACTGACGCGCGACTCGAGGCGGATCTGGTACCCGATGGACTGGCCTATCTTCTCCATTCGCTCATAGGCTACCTGCAAATTATTTTACGTCATATTTTTCACTAGCGAGGACtgaacaaatttcaaaaccctatttcacccttttgagtagaattttcaaaaatcctttattagcggatgcctacgtcataatagctatctgcaggccaaatttcagcccgatccgtccaatagtttgagctgtgcgttgatagatcagtcagtcagtcaccctttccttgtatatatttagattcatccGTGTCCCACAGAGCTAGATATTAtcactaactagctgatgtccaagAATTAATgtgcatggatttagattttcaaaaatcctgttttttccaggacaaaatgtaacctatgtcactctccaggtcttttactatatctatgcaaaaaatcatatcgatccgttgctctgttgcggtgtGGCCTCTGTTTAGGGTTctgttcctcaaaaggaaaaaaaggaacccttataggatcacttcattgtctgtctgtctgtctgtccgtcttgtTTGTCGACaaacctatatctatatctagtTATTTCCTTACCCGTTCCGCAACAGAGACAGCAGAGATCCTCCGCGGCTGAGTGCAGTATATCCGCGCCGGTTGCTTGTGCTCATGACAGTGGTCCAGTATCAGCTGCGGCATCTGAGTGGTCTTGCCGCACCCCGTCGCCCCCGCTACTATTATCACCTAAAAGTTTGCTTGTTATGAGACCAGCCACAAAGCTATTAGGTATCTCACAGATACTTttaaaccatcatcatcattattttattttattttattcgttttttgcaatcaacagcgatatcaatacttataataaaactgtaacaggtccaattctgtacattgaagatattttgaaatttttttttcgagggcactctataatcgatactgaacccaaaactgtaatttttttcatttttgtctgtctgtctgtctgtctctcggtctgtctgtctgtctgtctgtatcacggccgcgcatcacgctgaaactactgaatggattccaatatacaataaaattttacttaataacagactgaaaataaggccaaataggattacaattttttacagattacttaaatagatattaattataaatttataacagtacgtttgataatttaaacaagctttacaataatataataatatgaaaatataaaagtcaattaactagtaaaaatacctagtaggtgattcacaacatatgtatgtgtgtgtgtatgtgtgtgtgtgtatgtgtgagtgtatgtgtgtgtgtgggtgtgtgtttgtgtgtggaaGAGAGAGTttgcgtgagtgcgtgcttgttGGTTATGATAATATGCGGATTTATGTACTTTTATAtatactagtataattattatcagttacatattattatttttccgatgcagtttaattatttccttttttaattgcattttggaCAGGTGAAAAAGGTCGAAGTCagagtaaattttattataggttcGCGCCAGGCGTAaaattatcaaccgatagacatccactgctggacataggtctcttgtagggatttccacatgcCACAGTCTTGCACTGCCAGAATCCAGCTGCTCcttgcgactcatttgatgtggtctgtccatctagtggagggtcttTCAACATCGCCACTCTGGCACCTTGGGCCAAATCTATCGCCTTTTTGAACtatgtggcctgcccattgccacttcagcttcgcaatccgtatCTTTTAAATATTGTCTTAAGGATTGGTATTTTTTACACACAATGGAACAGGTTTTGTTTTtgagaatattttttaaagctgcaATAAATTTAGGCCAGGGCAAAGATATTTTACAACTCAAGGTAGTAAAAGCTCATGCATTTGTaacttaaaaagtaaatttgTACGCTAAGTAAAAAGGCCATTCTGAATGAGTGCCGTGATTCAAAAGCACtggaaaagtttatttgaataaaaaaaaaatatttttataagttattCATAGTTACACACCTGGTTGTGTAGGACAGCATTGATGAGGTCCTGTCTCTGTTCATACACCGGCAACTTCTCTCTGAACTTCAGTAGATCTGGGTTGTATGATGTGTTTGGGACCTGAAATCAAataaacttcatcatcatcatcagcctgtggacgtccactgttggacataggccttccctaaagagcgccactacACCCGATCCTCAGCTTTCCTTatccagcctctttatattgtcggtccatcgtgctgcagggcgtcccacactacgcttgcttaaacgcggtcagtcagtcagtcaccttttccttttatatatttagatgtacctGTGGCACACCATTGTTCAGCTGTCCCAGTGTCTTGTGAGCCAACTGTGGGCTCCTCTCTTTTTCGGGACAGCTGCTCAAGTCATCCTTCTCCTTGCTAGTGATGGGATATGCATTGAAAAGCTCTCCAATGCTGCAGCGCATGTTGCTATCCAAAATGAGTTTAGCATCATTCTGGATTATTGTGGAGCCAAGACGTTTGTATATTGTTAGGTAGCGGTTCACACCTGAGAAAatacaaaacataataaagtcattttgagcctcgatagctcaacggttaaaggagcagaCTGGAATCcaaaaggtcaccggttcaaaccccacctgtagcactattgtcatacctactcctagcacaagcttaaagcttggttggagggaaaaggggaatattagtcatcatgataaacttggctaatatacttaaaaaaacatagtgtcgctacctaattacaataaccatataaataatacagtttactattttattctttgaatagaaaatatttatttaacaaacatagtaaaaaataatagaataaaagcAAACTAATAAGTGTGCCTGCAAGAGTagcgacactatgttagtgaacagactaCTGTATTATCTTTATCCTACGggtagtcatcatcatgatcaacccaccactggctcattacagagcatgGGCCTCCTCTCTGCTTgagaaagggtttggccatagtccattaCACTGGCCaattgcagattggcagactacagaaacctttgaaaacattgtggAGAAATCAGGATATCTACAATTTCTTCATTTAAACGGaggaactgactgactgatatatcgaTATATAGATCAAATAACTGGATCTAGAAATTAGTGATTTTgtatgtaggttttttttttgaaacagACCCCACTTAAGGATCTTTAGAAATGCCACCCAAGTCAAGCCAGTATGGTTTAACTAGTAACAAACAATGCCTTTAAACTTATAAAGGCACTTTTGTACTAATTTCTACTGCCCTATTTGCCTTTGGAACAGCATGTAATACGTATGTGTACCAATTACTATAAAAAGTAAATCACatatagttaaaataaataaggtaATGGTATAAGGAATCAgatgtttttatttacctttCCCGCGCGATTTAGACTTCAGTCCCAACTTTGCCACCGTCTCGTGGATGAAACCTCGCTCTTGAGCCGACAAGAAAGTCGGGAATTTGAGTTCTGTCTCATTTTCATCACTCAAAAACTTCTCGAGCTGGATCTTCAAAGCAATGCTCACGGACTCCGCGATTGGAAAGTGTTTATTGCCTATATTACGCTTGCCCTTCTTAGAACTCATTTCAAACGAATGAAAATTTAACTAATAAAAAGAACAAtgaattgttttacctacttttaACATTGGGCTTTTACCGtgcttttaattataaaataagagTTATTATGATTACCCCAACAAAATCACGACCAACGACAATCAAAAATTCCCCACTCCGTACATCCGGAGATAGATAAAAAGTTTTATACTCAGAATAAATACTTTTAGAAGTAGCCCACATTGGTCTTGCTCTTGGGTttgtgcttttatttctggtcggtgggtTTGtgtcatagagtaaagtaatatagtCAAAGTAATATAGGGTTTGtgtcatagagtaaagtaatatagtATAGTTATAGGTTTTTGTCTGTGGTTTGTGTGGTCTGTGGGTTTGTGTTTGATTTGGTGTTTCCCTTAAATGAATtatatactatctctatggtgtTTCCAGTGTATGACTTTACTCTATGATTTGGTGTTTGGTGGTGGTGGTGTTTGAGACGAAAAGCTCAttacatagattatctactatatactaatTAGTTGCACCCATAGGTTGCACCAGTTGCACGTgtaaatttttctattttctaacttataccaatttttttttactataaacAGCAATATCCCAATAACTGATAACACAATAATTAAACAAATTGTGCTTCTAAAGATAAAGAATAACATTTGTTCAGTTTCATGTGAGGTTACACAATGTCTAAGAAAATTAAACACTTGGTCGTGGATACGACTGCGTTCATCCGAGCAGCCAATTTGCAGGACATCGCAGAATCTGTATACACAGTACAAGAGGTTGTCGAAGAGATAACCAACGACAGACAAAGGAGGAAACTCGTAGTGCTACCGTACGACTTGAAAATCAAGGATGTATTCACAGAAAACATCAAATTCGTTAGTGAGTTCGCGAAGAAAACTGGTGACTATACCAGCCTTTCTGCTACGGATATTAAGGTTATGGCTCTAACATATCAACTTGAAAAGGAGATTGTCGGCGCTGGACACCTTAAAACCGAACCAATGATACAAAAGACTATTAAAGTTACTGGGCTACCTGGTTTCAATTCTGATACAGATAAAAATACTCCAGTATCTGAAAAATTTGATGAAAACGAACTTGCTTCCCCTGAATTTAATGAAACAAACCATATTCTACctatttcaaataataaaaatgaagaaaGATTAACTCCGAACCCAGCAGAAATAGATACAAATAAAATAGCTGACTTCCGAGTTGAAGATGGAAGAAATGTTGAAATTACTGTCAAAGATGGTGAAGAAAGTGATGATGACAGCAAACTAGCAGAGGAAATAGccgatcaaataaaaaatatggatTTGAGAGATGAGAAAGAAGTTGATGACTGCATTGTTAAGGTTtctgatgatgacgatgatgagtCAGAAAGTGAGGAATCTGATAGTGATAATGGTGAGTGGATTACACCTAACAACTTTAAAGAGAAGAAGAAAGAACTAGGAGATGGAGAATTTGAGGACAGAAATGTAGATGTAGCGTGCATAACCTCCGATTTCGCCATGCAGAACGTTCTGAAACAAATTGGGTTATACGTAACATCTATAGATGGGAGGGTCATTAGACATTTACGGACATTCATTTTTCGTTGCACCACTTGCTTTAAAACAACGAGCATTATGACAAAACTGTTCTGCCCGAAATGTGGACATGCAACTTTAAAAAAGGTTTCTGTAAGTGTTGATGAGCATGGTAATCAACATATACATATAAATGGTAAAAAACCCTTAACAGCTAGAGGCAAAAAGTTTAGTTTGCCCACACCTAAAGGAGGCCAGCATTTTCAGTACCCTATATTAACAGAGGACCAGCATATTCATAAGAGGTTTGCAACAAAAATGGCTCGAAGCAAAACCAATGCTTTAGACCCCGACTACACCGCTGGCTTCTCTCCGTTTGTCATGAAAGATGTAAACTCCAAATCTGCAGTTCTAGGAGTGAGGGCGGACAAACAAGACGTTAAATACTGGATGAAACATTACTCTAAAGgaaagaaatgaaataaaaatcgaGTTTAAAAGTGTCATTTTATTTATGATTTGTcatatatatacataatatattaattaaaacacaagtTTATTTTTCATACATCCCTTCTTCTTATAGAAAATAACATGGCACTAACTACTTTTACAATGTGcaacaatcactacccatattatatgcaaaagtgtgtttgtccttcaatcacgtcacaacggagcaatggattgatgtgatttttaaccgacttccaaaaaggaggtggttctttgcATGGAAGACCAAACAATGTAAACACTCTAACGAGTACATTTACCTTAGTAAATTCGCTGACAATTAATCGAGTAAGTTACTTATGTGAGTACAATTtagtacttacagtacgcggctgaaagtaatgtacaccaacctttagaagaagatagcagatttgtagtgtTGTCACTGACAAAACATAaaagacgttttgtcggcctcaacgaacgagatatgagtgacagagacagctctacaaagcagaaatgtcattctaaaggccgatgtatatgtTTACTGCTGCGTACTTTCGTCTGcagcgattacacctgtaatcACTGcctaagacctggagagtgacttagacttttttatcctggaaaatcaaagagttccatgTTCCAAAACTAAAGccacatggatgaagtcgtaggtatcagctagttacttataattaattatgtttacCTTCCTATCCATAAAAGTTGTGTTTAAGGCCTCAATATGATAAAAAGTCTTTCTTATAAGATGTGCCTTTAAAATTTCGTGCATTAGGTATGTGTATTTTCATATcacaatttaataatataattcaaattcaattcattTGTGATTCCGATGAGGTTCatactttttcttttaatttttcttcaataaaagtaaaaactgaGTCTATGCATTTACATGATGTCATTTCGTGTTTTGGATGACCTGGAAAAAGAAAAACTGGTTAAGTGCATTGCTATGCTAGttgctaaattttttttagatatctTGCTAAAAGATAtctaaaaaatttattaaaagtatgctcctgaaaaaagcatattgcacaattgaagattatctaaatgataagagagcgcgtggatttgacctgcagctcgttccagcaacgcgcgggactgcaaatactttttatacatggcataatatcatatatcaaatctttcaaaagagcaaccgccgagtttcttgctggttatcgataggaaaggcattccgaaccaatggtagatgcatctgacgattcaaaaatacttgtaaagtataattgaagaaaaaaaaaattttcgcTGTGTAGTGGTAACAGCTAACTGTGCTAAATAACTTTACAGctcaaattgatttttttaaaatcctgtgacAGGTAGGCAGagatcactatccatattataaacgcgaaagtgtgtttgttggtttgtccttcaatcacgttgcaacgggtcgacgtgatttgttgcacggatatagttaaagacctggagagtgacataggctactttttatcccggaagatcaaaCAGCTCCCATGGAATTTGAAGACCCAAATCCACGCTAACGAAatcgcgggcctcagctagtatTTACTATGTTGTTTTCAATACCACTTTTCGT
This region includes:
- the LOC117990181 gene encoding RNA-binding protein NOB1; amino-acid sequence: MSKKIKHLVVDTTAFIRAANLQDIAESVYTVQEVVEEITNDRQRRKLVVLPYDLKIKDVFTENIKFVSEFAKKTGDYTSLSATDIKVMALTYQLEKEIVGAGHLKTEPMIQKTIKVTGLPGFNSDTDKNTPVSEKFDENELASPEFNETNHILPISNNKNEERLTPNPAEIDTNKIADFRVEDGRNVEITVKDGEESDDDSKLAEEIADQIKNMDLRDEKEVDDCIVKVSDDDDDESESEESDSDNGEWITPNNFKEKKKELGDGEFEDRNVDVACITSDFAMQNVLKQIGLYVTSIDGRVIRHLRTFIFRCTTCFKTTSIMTKLFCPKCGHATLKKVSVSVDEHGNQHIHINGKKPLTARGKKFSLPTPKGGQHFQYPILTEDQHIHKRFATKMARSKTNALDPDYTAGFSPFVMKDVNSKSAVLGVRADKQDVKYWMKHYSKGKK